In the Alteromonas sp. M12 genome, one interval contains:
- a CDS encoding complement resistance protein TraT: protein MKRNQHFNFLIFAMLTLMLSGCAAVHTSIAKKDLDVQTKLSTSIFVDAVAPEKRKIYLEVRSAVMEFDRNAFREALVSQISGSGNGYSFVDSPEDAQFSMSVFVRNLEKASPTAAANYLRTGFEGVAAGSALGYAAGGGYRDAAAGGLVGGLVSTAANAFVKDVTFLLVADIQIKERARSGVLVRRDSKINTKISDDGATTQTYSEATNQKEYRTRVVTTANKANLELEEAQPTMFDKTAYAMASFF, encoded by the coding sequence ATGAAAAGGAATCAACACTTCAATTTTTTGATATTCGCAATGCTCACGCTCATGTTGTCTGGGTGTGCGGCTGTGCATACGTCAATAGCCAAAAAAGATTTAGATGTTCAAACTAAATTAAGTACCTCAATCTTTGTTGATGCTGTGGCACCTGAAAAACGCAAAATATATCTTGAAGTTCGTTCTGCAGTAATGGAATTTGACCGAAATGCGTTTCGTGAAGCATTAGTATCGCAAATTTCAGGCAGTGGAAATGGTTACTCATTTGTAGACAGTCCAGAAGATGCACAATTTTCAATGAGTGTGTTTGTACGGAACCTCGAAAAGGCTTCACCCACAGCAGCAGCGAACTACCTAAGAACTGGTTTTGAAGGTGTAGCCGCAGGGTCTGCGCTAGGTTATGCCGCTGGAGGTGGTTATCGTGATGCAGCAGCAGGTGGTCTTGTTGGTGGGTTAGTGTCTACCGCAGCAAACGCATTTGTTAAAGATGTGACTTTTTTATTAGTCGCTGATATTCAAATAAAGGAACGTGCACGTTCTGGCGTTTTGGTCCGCAGAGATTCAAAAATTAACACCAAAATATCTGATGATGGTGCTACCACGCAAACCTATTCAGAAGCAACGAATCAAAAAGAATATCGCACCAGAGTAGTCACTACAGCGAATAAAGCCAATTTAGAGTTAGAAGAAGCACAACCTACTATGTTTGATAAAACAGCATATGCAATGGCGTCATTTTTCTAA
- a CDS encoding DUF2780 domain-containing protein, whose product MKHIAILLTVATLTFSAQSHAEGWFDSLKSMFGMSEEAEETVPTTSAMVGSLIENLNVDSSQAEGGLGSLFNYVKGNLTADKFSQLSETLPGINELISAAPDVSELKSTDGLGSLLDKAAEYNDSVKAINEVKKQFEALGLKPEMIMQYVEQAKAYLDTEEGKQAKDLLMQGIGNLMGQTGN is encoded by the coding sequence ATGAAACATATTGCCATTTTACTTACTGTTGCTACATTAACTTTTTCAGCTCAATCTCATGCCGAAGGCTGGTTTGATTCATTAAAAAGTATGTTTGGAATGAGTGAAGAAGCGGAAGAAACAGTGCCAACTACGAGTGCGATGGTAGGCAGCCTAATTGAAAATTTGAACGTCGATTCATCACAAGCAGAAGGTGGCTTAGGTTCATTGTTTAATTATGTAAAAGGTAATTTGACCGCTGACAAATTTAGTCAGTTATCTGAAACTTTGCCAGGCATTAACGAACTTATCAGCGCCGCTCCTGACGTAAGTGAGTTAAAAAGTACTGATGGGCTAGGTTCATTATTAGACAAAGCTGCAGAGTACAACGACTCAGTTAAAGCCATTAATGAAGTGAAAAAACAATTCGAAGCACTAGGTCTTAAACCTGAAATGATTATGCAGTATGTAGAACAAGCTAAAGCATATCTAGATACAGAAGAAGGCAAGCAAGCTAAAGACTTATTAATGCAAGGTATCGGCAATTTAATGGGCCAAACTGGCAACTAA
- the trkA gene encoding Trk system potassium transporter TrkA, which translates to MKIIILGAGQVGGTLAENLVGEKNEITVIDSDLDTLRSLQDRLDLRVVHGVGSHPDILAKAGAEDADMLIAVTNSDESNMMACQVAHSLFNTPTKIARVRSEQYIIHQDKLFHHQDIPVDHLIAPEQLVTKAIKRLIDYPGALQVVEFADGKASLVAVKAYYGGLLVGHALSTLREHMPNVETRVAAIYRRGKPIRPLASTVIEADDEVFFIAATKHIRAVMSELQKLESSYKRIMIAGGGLIGAGLAKRLEHNHNVKLIEYSQERAKYLSAHLDKTIVFCGDASDHELLTEENVQQVDAFIAVTNDDEANIMSAMLAKRLGAQKAMVLIQRSAYVDLVQGGEIDIAFSPQQATISALLTHIRRGDIVNVYSLRRGAAEAIEAIAHGDENTSKVIGKKISDIKLPPGTTIGAIVRQDEVIIAHSTTSIEANDHVILFLVDKKFISDVEKLFQPSAFFFG; encoded by the coding sequence ATGAAAATTATAATTCTAGGTGCTGGTCAAGTAGGCGGTACATTAGCCGAAAACTTGGTAGGTGAAAAAAACGAAATTACCGTAATTGATTCAGATCTAGATACCTTGCGGTCGTTGCAAGACCGACTGGATTTGCGCGTAGTACACGGTGTTGGCTCTCACCCTGATATTTTAGCAAAAGCCGGTGCCGAAGATGCAGACATGTTGATCGCTGTTACCAACAGTGATGAAAGTAACATGATGGCCTGTCAGGTTGCCCACTCTCTTTTCAATACACCCACAAAAATTGCTCGAGTTCGCTCCGAACAATATATTATTCATCAAGATAAATTGTTTCACCATCAAGATATTCCTGTAGACCACCTAATCGCTCCAGAACAATTAGTCACCAAAGCGATTAAGCGCTTGATTGATTATCCAGGTGCGTTACAAGTCGTGGAATTTGCCGATGGTAAAGCAAGCTTAGTCGCCGTTAAGGCGTATTACGGTGGCCTGTTAGTAGGTCACGCGTTATCTACGCTGCGGGAACACATGCCCAATGTTGAAACTCGGGTGGCTGCCATTTATCGTCGTGGAAAACCAATAAGACCGTTGGCATCAACCGTCATTGAGGCCGATGATGAAGTGTTTTTTATCGCTGCAACTAAACACATTAGAGCAGTGATGAGCGAACTGCAGAAATTAGAGTCAAGTTATAAACGAATTATGATAGCTGGCGGAGGTTTAATTGGCGCCGGACTGGCTAAACGATTAGAGCACAATCATAACGTCAAACTGATCGAATACTCCCAAGAGCGAGCCAAATACTTATCAGCACATTTGGATAAAACCATCGTCTTTTGTGGGGATGCTTCCGACCATGAATTATTGACAGAAGAGAATGTGCAACAAGTTGACGCTTTTATAGCGGTAACGAATGACGACGAAGCAAATATTATGTCGGCCATGTTAGCCAAGAGACTGGGTGCACAAAAAGCCATGGTATTGATCCAAAGAAGTGCTTATGTTGACTTGGTTCAAGGCGGCGAAATTGATATTGCATTTTCACCACAACAAGCGACGATATCTGCTCTGCTTACCCATATCCGACGTGGTGACATAGTCAATGTTTACTCATTACGTAGAGGTGCAGCCGAAGCCATTGAAGCAATTGCCCATGGTGATGAAAACACCTCGAAAGTTATCGGCAAAAAAATAAGCGATATTAAGTTACCACCAGGAACAACCATAGGCGCTATCGTTCGCCAAGATGAAGTTATTATCGCCCATAGCACCACATCAATCGAAGCGAACGACCACGTTATCTTGTTTTTAGTCGATAAAAAATTCATCTCAGATGTGGAAAAATTATTCCAGCCCAGCGCATTCTTTTTTGGTTAG
- the rsmB gene encoding 16S rRNA (cytosine(967)-C(5))-methyltransferase RsmB, whose amino-acid sequence MTKTNKTLRADAAKVLYQILENGQSSRESLPKVQELYSDKDKAWLQEMVYGVLRQLPVLQSWLRLLLDKPLKNKYKVAEHLIMLGFYQLAFTRVSTHAAVSETVAAARQLKVEPLKGLVNALLRNFIRQELAQQVIQDPQIRSGLPKWLFKRLQVAYPEQLEELCSAMQQRPPIWLRVNSRQTDINTFKGLLEEQEVGYELSEEHTDGLILSKSQDITQLPGYQQGLFAVQDGAAQLAASYLDAQEGDLVLDCCAAPGGKTCHILERQANLQKCVALDIDDLRLDRVRENLTRLKLDAELVAADALDTSSWWDGQLFDRILLDAPCSATGVIRRHPDIKWLRKNADIEALVGLQQQILTAMWQILKPGGTLLYATCSILPEENHLQISEFLENNADATLSELSNPSKTPFPGRQILPGEKQMDGFYYARLLKSSNAK is encoded by the coding sequence GTGACCAAGACAAATAAAACATTGCGAGCTGATGCGGCAAAAGTACTTTATCAAATTTTAGAAAATGGTCAGTCTTCTCGGGAATCCCTGCCCAAAGTCCAAGAGTTATATTCAGATAAAGACAAAGCCTGGTTGCAAGAGATGGTATACGGCGTACTGCGCCAACTACCGGTATTGCAAAGCTGGTTAAGGCTATTATTAGATAAACCGTTAAAAAATAAATACAAAGTTGCTGAGCATTTGATCATGCTGGGGTTTTATCAACTGGCATTTACCCGAGTATCCACCCATGCTGCGGTTTCTGAAACGGTAGCGGCAGCACGACAACTAAAAGTTGAACCGCTAAAAGGTTTGGTAAACGCATTGTTGCGCAACTTTATTCGACAGGAGTTAGCGCAGCAAGTTATTCAAGATCCGCAGATACGCTCAGGCCTGCCTAAGTGGTTATTCAAGCGGCTACAAGTAGCGTACCCCGAACAATTAGAAGAGCTTTGCAGTGCAATGCAGCAAAGACCGCCAATCTGGTTACGAGTCAACAGCCGTCAAACCGATATCAACACATTCAAGGGCCTGTTAGAAGAACAAGAAGTTGGTTACGAGCTAAGTGAAGAGCATACCGATGGATTGATACTTTCAAAGAGCCAAGACATCACTCAGTTACCTGGTTATCAACAAGGTCTATTTGCAGTGCAAGATGGTGCAGCTCAATTAGCAGCGAGTTACTTAGATGCTCAAGAAGGCGACCTAGTATTAGATTGCTGTGCAGCCCCAGGTGGGAAAACCTGCCATATATTGGAACGCCAAGCAAACTTGCAGAAATGTGTAGCCTTAGATATTGATGACTTGCGCTTAGATAGAGTACGAGAAAATTTAACGCGCCTAAAATTAGATGCAGAATTAGTCGCTGCCGATGCGCTTGATACCAGTAGTTGGTGGGATGGCCAGTTATTTGACCGAATTCTACTCGATGCCCCTTGCTCAGCAACAGGTGTTATAAGACGTCATCCAGATATTAAGTGGCTGCGTAAAAATGCGGATATTGAAGCATTGGTTGGTTTACAACAGCAGATACTCACAGCCATGTGGCAAATATTAAAGCCAGGCGGTACGTTATTGTACGCAACTTGTTCTATTTTACCTGAAGAGAATCACCTACAAATCAGTGAATTCTTAGAAAACAATGCAGATGCTACACTCAGTGAATTAAGCAATCCGTCTAAAACACCTTTCCCAGGAAGACAAATTCTACCCGGAGAAAAACAAATGGATGGTTTCTATTATGCGAGACTGCTAAAGTCTTCTAATGCAAAGTAA
- the fmt gene encoding methionyl-tRNA formyltransferase — protein sequence MSKKLNIVFAGTPDFAAQHLQALIDSEHNILAVYSQPDRPAGRGKKLQASAVKQLALEHNINVQQPLSLKAPEAQKILAELKPDIMIVVAYGLILPQIVLDTPRLGCLNVHGSLLPRWRGAAPIQRSIWAGDEQTGVTIMQMDKGLDTGAMLLKKAIPIGPSDTSASLYDKLAKIGPDALLECLAKIENIEPEIQDNALANYAEKLSKQEALIDWQMTAEQIERNVRAFNPWPVAYFELTPEESEQPIAIKLWEASLINTGNVNSEQPGKIVSVTKKGIEITTGENNLLLTKLQIPGKKPMTVADIVNARKNWFVTGQSLS from the coding sequence TTGAGCAAAAAATTGAACATAGTGTTTGCCGGTACTCCGGACTTTGCAGCACAACATTTACAAGCATTAATTGATTCAGAACATAATATTCTAGCCGTATACAGTCAACCTGATCGTCCGGCTGGGAGAGGTAAAAAACTGCAAGCAAGTGCGGTTAAACAATTGGCTCTAGAACACAACATTAATGTTCAACAACCATTGTCTTTAAAAGCACCCGAAGCGCAAAAAATATTAGCTGAATTAAAACCAGATATTATGATTGTTGTGGCGTACGGATTGATTTTGCCGCAAATCGTTTTAGATACGCCTAGATTAGGCTGCTTAAATGTACACGGTTCTTTATTACCTCGCTGGCGCGGCGCTGCACCTATTCAACGCTCGATTTGGGCGGGTGACGAGCAAACGGGTGTGACTATTATGCAAATGGATAAGGGCTTAGATACCGGTGCGATGTTGCTTAAAAAAGCAATACCAATAGGCCCTTCGGATACCAGCGCTAGCTTATACGATAAATTGGCAAAAATTGGCCCAGATGCATTGCTAGAATGTTTAGCTAAAATTGAAAACATTGAGCCAGAAATACAAGATAATGCACTTGCCAATTACGCTGAAAAACTCAGCAAACAAGAAGCATTAATTGATTGGCAAATGACGGCAGAGCAAATAGAACGCAATGTCCGAGCATTTAATCCTTGGCCCGTGGCCTACTTCGAACTAACCCCTGAGGAAAGTGAACAGCCAATTGCCATCAAACTTTGGGAAGCAAGCTTAATCAATACAGGTAATGTGAATAGTGAACAACCAGGGAAAATTGTTTCGGTCACCAAAAAAGGTATTGAAATAACCACAGGTGAAAACAATTTATTACTAACTAAATTGCAAATCCCCGGAAAAAAACCGATGACAGTAGCAGACATAGTAAATGCTAGGAAAAATTGGTTTGTAACAGGCCAATCCCTCTCGTGA
- the def gene encoding peptide deformylase: MAILNVLKFPDERLRTVAKPVDKVDGEITKLIEDMFETMREENGIGLAATQVDVHKRVVVMDISEDQNTPRVFINPEIIEMDGEAISEEGCLSVPNNYAKVERAEHVIVKALDAEGKEFTLEADGLLAICIQHELDHLKGKLFVDYLSPLKRKRIRSKLEKEARLAARAS; encoded by the coding sequence ATGGCCATTTTAAACGTATTAAAATTTCCCGACGAACGACTTCGAACAGTCGCTAAGCCTGTAGATAAAGTCGACGGAGAAATAACCAAGTTAATTGAAGACATGTTCGAAACCATGCGAGAAGAAAACGGTATCGGACTTGCCGCCACGCAAGTGGACGTGCATAAACGTGTAGTTGTTATGGATATTTCTGAAGACCAAAATACTCCGCGAGTATTTATTAATCCTGAAATCATTGAAATGGATGGAGAAGCCATCAGTGAAGAAGGTTGTCTATCAGTACCTAATAATTATGCAAAAGTAGAACGTGCAGAACACGTAATCGTAAAAGCGTTAGATGCAGAAGGTAAAGAATTCACCTTGGAGGCGGATGGCTTGTTAGCAATATGCATTCAACATGAACTTGATCATCTCAAGGGTAAGTTATTTGTAGATTACCTGTCGCCATTAAAACGCAAGCGTATCCGCAGTAAGTTAGAAAAAGAAGCGCGTCTTGCCGCTCGCGCATCTTGA
- a CDS encoding LysM domain-containing protein has protein sequence MSKLLVMLLFLPLATIADVMNIKQTAPQVYVVKKGDTLWDISNMYLSKPWLWPELWRNNVHINNPHLIYPGDELRLRYNEQGEPILDIVRDDPKPQIKLSPEGRKELKTVQPINTLPWSIIRPYIESSTIMDEEEYEQLPYLLGNQDGNTAFASGDLVLTKADSDTPEQYNVVRKQNELRDQYDNLLGFQIRHVADATPLESDVEGQHLVKVEDANFEARRGDKLLPSEAMQMGSMRLKAATRQKGKIISSLEQHQLLGKYDVVILDLGSRKVKPGTVLGIYVQGPNIQVSNDPKYDGENSFIDNLFVGSDELQQPAIKVGEVVVFKVFKKASYGLITRSTKTIREGAIVAKP, from the coding sequence TTGAGTAAACTTCTGGTAATGCTATTGTTTTTACCATTGGCAACAATTGCAGACGTAATGAATATTAAGCAGACTGCACCGCAAGTTTATGTGGTGAAAAAGGGCGATACGTTGTGGGATATATCGAATATGTATCTAAGCAAGCCCTGGTTATGGCCTGAGTTATGGCGCAATAACGTACACATCAACAATCCCCATTTAATTTATCCTGGTGACGAATTACGTTTAAGGTATAACGAACAAGGCGAACCTATTCTCGATATTGTCCGTGATGACCCTAAGCCGCAAATCAAACTTTCTCCAGAAGGGCGTAAAGAGTTGAAAACAGTGCAACCGATTAATACGTTGCCCTGGAGTATTATCCGACCATACATTGAAAGTAGTACCATTATGGATGAAGAGGAGTACGAGCAGCTTCCCTACTTATTGGGAAATCAAGATGGAAATACAGCATTTGCTTCAGGTGACTTAGTCTTAACGAAAGCTGATTCGGATACGCCTGAGCAATATAACGTGGTCAGAAAACAAAATGAGCTTCGTGACCAATATGACAACCTGCTTGGTTTTCAAATTCGTCATGTCGCTGATGCGACGCCATTGGAAAGTGATGTCGAAGGTCAACATCTAGTAAAAGTGGAAGATGCCAATTTTGAAGCAAGGCGAGGCGACAAACTGCTTCCAAGTGAAGCTATGCAAATGGGGAGTATGCGATTAAAAGCTGCAACCCGTCAAAAAGGCAAAATTATTAGTAGCTTAGAACAGCATCAACTTCTTGGTAAGTATGATGTTGTAATACTTGATTTAGGCAGCCGCAAAGTGAAGCCAGGTACTGTTTTAGGTATTTACGTACAAGGCCCGAATATCCAAGTTAGTAACGATCCAAAGTACGATGGTGAAAATAGCTTTATTGATAATCTTTTTGTCGGCAGTGATGAATTGCAACAACCTGCGATTAAAGTTGGCGAGGTTGTAGTGTTCAAAGTGTTTAAAAAAGCCAGTTACGGATTGATTACCCGTTCGACAAAAACTATCCGCGAAGGAGCTATAGTCGCTAAACCGTAA
- the dprA gene encoding DNA-processing protein DprA, whose product MAQEVRHCEQNLQADIKRPKDTEEALRSWLILDQIPNFGMGKLKKFQHVYNLSADSLLTYSKSQLADLGFDSAQVQAITAPDLRLVDKELNWLAAERSRFAVYPEHPDFPFLLSEIARPPLILFGWGNKNLLASNQIAMVGSRNPSHYGRNCGFDIASGLASHGITITSGLAMGIDACAHQGALSAGGNTLAVLGSGLDNLYPKRNVKLAHDIIQNEGVILSEFRASTKPTPHNFPRRNRIVSGLSLGVLVIEAAIKSGSLITAKYAIEQNREVFAIPGNINNPLSEGAHLLIKQGAKLVSSLQDIIEEFQNVNSCVLTEYSKNSEKSPIESLATDKLLDSVDHDVTALDVVIQRSEMPIKVVLAQLLEYELRGLVASVSGGYIKLRGK is encoded by the coding sequence ATGGCACAGGAAGTGCGTCACTGTGAACAAAACCTACAGGCTGATATAAAGCGCCCTAAGGACACCGAGGAAGCATTGCGGAGTTGGTTGATTCTTGACCAAATTCCTAACTTCGGTATGGGCAAACTCAAAAAATTTCAGCATGTTTATAACCTATCTGCTGATTCTCTATTAACTTATTCGAAGTCACAGTTGGCTGATTTGGGCTTTGATTCTGCTCAAGTGCAGGCTATAACTGCCCCTGACTTACGATTAGTTGATAAGGAGCTTAATTGGTTAGCTGCAGAGCGCTCGCGATTTGCTGTTTACCCTGAACACCCTGACTTTCCCTTTTTATTATCTGAAATCGCTAGACCACCACTGATTCTCTTCGGATGGGGCAATAAAAATTTACTTGCCTCCAATCAAATTGCCATGGTTGGTAGCCGTAATCCAAGTCATTACGGTAGAAACTGCGGATTTGACATTGCTTCTGGGCTTGCTTCGCATGGAATTACTATAACCAGTGGTTTAGCAATGGGAATTGATGCTTGCGCCCACCAAGGAGCCTTGAGCGCTGGTGGAAACACTTTGGCTGTATTAGGTAGCGGATTAGATAATCTTTACCCTAAAAGAAACGTTAAGCTAGCCCATGACATTATTCAGAATGAGGGGGTAATTTTGTCTGAATTTAGGGCGAGTACTAAACCCACACCTCACAACTTTCCTCGCAGAAATAGAATTGTTAGCGGATTATCCCTTGGTGTATTGGTGATAGAGGCCGCGATTAAAAGTGGCTCATTGATCACTGCAAAATATGCGATAGAGCAAAATCGCGAAGTATTTGCTATTCCCGGTAATATAAATAACCCACTTAGTGAAGGTGCACATTTATTGATCAAACAAGGCGCCAAACTCGTATCAAGTCTGCAGGACATAATTGAAGAATTTCAGAACGTTAATTCTTGTGTTCTAACGGAATATTCTAAAAACAGTGAAAAAAGTCCAATTGAAAGCTTGGCAACCGACAAATTGTTAGATAGTGTAGATCATGACGTTACTGCGTTAGACGTCGTTATACAACGTAGCGAGATGCCGATTAAAGTCGTATTGGCGCAATTATTAGAATATGAGTTGCGTGGTTTAGTAGCCTCAGTATCTGGAGGCTACATCAAATTGAGGGGTAAATAA
- a CDS encoding DUF494 family protein produces the protein MFDILMYLFENFIHSETEIRVDQDELTDELVRAGFHHDEIYKALSWLEKLAALQETDINPYFVKSGGALVNRIYTQEEEMRLDVQCRGFLMFLEQINVLDSATREMVVDRVMEIDSKEFCLEDLKWVVLMVLFNVPGKENAYAQMEDLLFEEPEGPLH, from the coding sequence ATGTTCGATATCCTCATGTATCTGTTTGAAAATTTCATTCACAGTGAAACTGAAATTCGTGTTGATCAAGATGAATTGACCGACGAACTCGTGCGCGCTGGATTCCATCATGATGAAATCTACAAAGCGTTATCGTGGTTAGAAAAGTTAGCCGCTTTACAAGAAACGGATATCAACCCGTATTTTGTTAAATCCGGTGGTGCTTTAGTCAATCGTATTTATACCCAAGAAGAAGAAATGCGATTGGATGTGCAATGCCGTGGTTTCTTGATGTTTTTAGAGCAGATTAATGTTTTAGACTCAGCAACAAGAGAAATGGTGGTTGATAGAGTAATGGAGATAGACTCTAAAGAATTCTGTCTCGAAGACTTAAAGTGGGTTGTGCTGATGGTACTCTTTAACGTTCCTGGTAAAGAAAACGCCTATGCTCAAATGGAAGATCTTTTATTCGAAGAGCCAGAAGGCCCCTTGCATTAA
- a CDS encoding topoisomerase DNA-binding C4 zinc finger domain-containing protein, which yields MSKIDHTLFAAHEHALDGDFGVCPDCGAKLQIKRGKNGAFLGCSQYPTCDFAKPLHDNATVELKQIDGSKCPDCGMTLAIKKGRFGLFIGCTGYPECHHIEAVKQQKDIHIACPSCKTGKLIKRTNKFGKSFYACDGYPKCKYVLNSQPVDKACPKCHWSVLIEKKADGQVYYQCPQKDCGIKVPIDSK from the coding sequence ATGTCTAAGATCGATCACACTCTTTTTGCCGCTCATGAACACGCACTCGATGGAGATTTTGGTGTGTGTCCTGACTGCGGCGCAAAACTCCAAATTAAACGTGGCAAAAATGGTGCTTTCCTAGGCTGCAGCCAATATCCAACATGTGATTTTGCTAAGCCCTTGCATGACAACGCAACTGTAGAGCTAAAACAAATTGACGGCTCTAAATGTCCTGACTGCGGTATGACCTTAGCGATTAAGAAAGGACGATTTGGTTTATTTATTGGTTGTACTGGTTATCCAGAATGCCACCATATCGAAGCTGTTAAGCAACAAAAGGACATCCACATTGCCTGTCCGTCATGTAAAACAGGCAAACTAATTAAACGCACAAATAAATTCGGTAAAAGTTTTTACGCCTGTGATGGCTACCCAAAGTGTAAATATGTTTTAAATTCGCAGCCGGTAGACAAAGCCTGTCCTAAATGTCATTGGTCAGTTTTAATAGAGAAGAAAGCGGACGGTCAGGTTTATTATCAGTGTCCACAAAAAGATTGCGGTATCAAGGTTCCTATTGATAGCAAATAA
- a CDS encoding Sua5/YciO/YrdC/YwlC family protein → MDISQNPQNFKQQFFAGEVFAYPTEAVFGLGCDPTNEAAVMKLLALKNRSLEKGLILIASSKQQLTQYVNFSAINPEILAEVKNSWPGPNTWLLPKQQGTPDFITGGSDLVAVRVSDHPVVNQMCEQVNSAIVSTSANLNGEPPAKTCEQVYAQFGPSLLCVHGALGNQKNPSQIRNGITGETVRAS, encoded by the coding sequence ATGGACATAAGTCAAAATCCACAAAATTTTAAGCAGCAGTTTTTTGCTGGCGAAGTTTTTGCGTATCCCACCGAAGCAGTTTTCGGTCTGGGCTGCGATCCAACTAATGAAGCGGCAGTAATGAAATTGTTGGCGTTAAAAAATAGAAGCCTGGAAAAAGGCTTGATATTGATTGCCAGCAGTAAACAGCAACTAACCCAATATGTGAACTTTTCCGCCATCAACCCAGAGATACTTGCTGAGGTTAAAAACTCTTGGCCTGGGCCAAACACCTGGTTACTACCTAAACAACAAGGCACACCAGACTTTATTACCGGAGGCTCTGATTTGGTAGCTGTTCGGGTGAGTGATCATCCTGTGGTTAACCAAATGTGTGAACAAGTTAACAGTGCAATTGTATCGACAAGTGCGAATTTAAACGGTGAACCACCGGCTAAAACATGCGAACAAGTCTATGCGCAATTTGGTCCCTCCCTACTGTGCGTGCATGGGGCTTTAGGTAATCAAAAAAATCCAAGTCAAATCCGTAATGGCATAACCGGTGAAACAGTAAGAGCAAGTTAA
- the hemF gene encoding oxygen-dependent coproporphyrinogen oxidase yields MNSKSTPDIDAVKRFLLKLQDDICHTLELVDGKKQFKQDNWQREEGGGGRTRVLTNGQVIEQGGVNFSHVFGTQLPDSATAARPELIGRSFQAMGVSLVIHPKNPYVPTSHANVRFFMAEKEGEEPVWWFGGGFDLTPFYPFMEDVQHWHGVAKQACLPFGEGVYEKYKEWCDRYFYIKHRNETRGVGGLFFDDLNELGFEQSFEFMKSIGNGFLDAYIPIVEKRKETSYSERERQFQLYRRGRYVEFNLVYDRGTLFGLQTGGRTESILMSMPPLARWEYNFQPQSNTPEARLTEEFLKPRDWLNEQDKGK; encoded by the coding sequence ATGAACTCAAAAAGTACTCCCGATATAGATGCAGTAAAGCGCTTTTTACTGAAACTACAAGATGATATTTGTCATACCCTAGAATTAGTTGATGGAAAAAAACAGTTTAAACAAGATAATTGGCAGCGTGAAGAAGGTGGCGGTGGCCGCACTCGAGTTCTGACCAATGGTCAAGTAATTGAACAAGGTGGAGTTAACTTTTCTCATGTGTTTGGAACCCAGTTACCCGATTCTGCTACTGCCGCTCGACCTGAACTAATTGGCCGCAGTTTTCAAGCAATGGGTGTGTCCTTAGTTATTCATCCAAAAAATCCTTACGTGCCAACATCTCATGCCAATGTTCGATTCTTTATGGCTGAGAAAGAAGGAGAGGAACCCGTTTGGTGGTTTGGTGGTGGTTTCGATTTAACCCCTTTTTACCCGTTTATGGAGGATGTACAGCATTGGCATGGTGTGGCGAAACAGGCTTGTTTGCCATTTGGGGAAGGGGTGTATGAAAAGTATAAGGAATGGTGCGACAGATATTTTTATATCAAACACCGAAACGAAACCAGAGGGGTTGGGGGATTGTTTTTTGATGATCTCAATGAGTTAGGTTTCGAACAATCATTTGAATTTATGAAGTCTATCGGTAATGGCTTTCTTGATGCTTATATACCTATTGTTGAAAAGCGTAAAGAAACTTCTTATTCGGAACGAGAAAGACAATTTCAATTATATCGACGAGGTCGTTACGTTGAATTTAACTTGGTATATGACCGAGGAACATTATTTGGTTTGCAAACCGGTGGAAGAACAGAGTCTATTTTAATGTCTATGCCCCCGTTAGCTCGTTGGGAATATAATTTCCAACCTCAGTCAAATACACCAGAAGCTAGACTCACTGAAGAATTCCTTAAACCACGCGACTGGTTAAACGAACAAGACAAAGGGAAGTAA